A stretch of DNA from Nocardioides sp. Arc9.136:
TCTCGGGCCCGCGCGCGGCGGGGCCGGTGTAGACCGCGGAGGGCCGGATGAGCCGGCCGGTGCGCTTCTGCTCCAGGATGTGCGCCGACCAGCCGCCGGTGCGGGCGCAGGTGAACATCGAGGTGAACATGTTCGCCGGGACCTCGGCGAAGTCCAGGACGATGGCGGCCCAGAACTCCACGTTCGTCTCGAGCACACGGTCGGGCCGGCGCTCGCGCAGCTCGGCGAGCGCGGCCTTCTCGAGCGCCTCGGCGACCTCGTAGCGAGGCGCGTCGAGCTCCCGAGCGGTGCGGCGCAGCACGCGGGCGCGGGGGTCCTCCGCGCGGTAGACGCGGTGGCCGAAGCCCATCAGCCGCTCGCCGCGGTCGAGCAGGCCCTTGACGTACGCCGTCGCGTCGCCGGACTCCTCGACGTCGCTGATCATGCCGAGCACCCGCGAGGGCGCGCCGCCGTGCAGCGGTCCCGACATCGCGCCGATGGCGCCGGAGAACGCGGCGGCCACGTCGGCGCCGGTGGAGGTGATGACGCGGGCGGTGAAGGTCGAGGCGTTCATGCCGTGCTCGGCGGCCGAGGACCAGTAGGCGTCGATCGCCTTGACGTGCTTGGGGTCGGCCTCGCCCTTCCAGCGGACGAGGAACTTCTCGGCGAGCGTCGAGCCCTCGTCGACGACCGACTGCGGCACGACGGGCTGGTGCAGGCCGCGGGCGGACTGCGCGGCATAGGACAGCACCATGACGGCGACGCGGGAGAGGTCGGCGCGGGCCTGCTCGTCGGAGATGTCGTAGGTCTGGCGGAAGCCGAAGGCCGGCGCGAGCATCGCGATCGCGGCCTGGACGTCGACGCGCACGTCGCCGGTGTGGACCGGGATGTTGTAGGCCTCGGCCGGCGGCAGGCCGGGGTCGAAGGAGCCGTCGATGAGCAGGCCCCAGACGTTCTCGAACGGCACCCGCCCGACGATGTCCTCGATGTCGACGCCGCGGTAGCGCAGCGCCGAGCCCTCCTTGTCGGGCTCCGCGATCTCCGTCTCGAAGGCGACGACGCCCTCGAGCCCGTGGTGCACGTCCACCATCGTCCTGACTCCTTGTCGCAGTGCGTGACGCACCCGGACGGGTGGGCCCCGGGCATTCTGTACCCATCCCTACGCTGGCGGCATGGCCGACCCCGCACGAGACCCCGCACGAGGCGAGCTGGACCTGCGCAGCCTCCGGCACGAGTACGCCGCGGCCGGGCTGGCCGAGGACGACCTGGCGCCGGACCCGGTGACGATGTTCCGGCGCTGGTTCGCGGAGGTCGAGGACGCCGTCCACGAGCCCAACGCGATGGTGGTCGCCACCGTCTCCGCCGACGGGCAGCCGTCCTCGCGGATGGTGCTGCTCAAGGGCCTCGACGAGCGCGGCTTCGTCTTCTTCACCAACACCGGCTCGCGCAAGGGCGCCGAGCTCGCGGCCAACCCCCGGTGCGCGCTGCTCTTCCCCTGGCACCTCCTCGAGCGGCAGGTGCGCGTCGACGGTGTCGCCGAGCCGCTGTCGCGCGAGGCGGTCGCCGACTACTTCGCGGTCCGTCCGCGCGGCTCCCAGCTCGGTGCCTGGGCCTCCCACCAGTCCCGCCCGGTCGCCGGGCGCGAGGAGCTCGCCGCGGCGTACGACGAGGTCGAGGCGCGCTTCGCCGACGTGCCGGACGGCGGGCTCCCGGTGCCCGAGGAGTGGGGCGGGTACGTCGTGCGGCCCGAGGCCGTGGAGTTCTGGCAGGGCCGGCCGGGCCGGATGCACGACCGGCTGGTCTACACCCGATCGGGTGACGCGTGGCGGACGCAGCGGTTGGCCCCGTAATCCCCTTGAGCGTCCCCGGTGCGCGACCTACCGTTGCCGTACACGGGAAAGGAGGTGGTCCGGAGAATGAGTTCTTCTTGGACGCGTGAGGTGGCTGCCCGCTAGCAGCCCCAGCAGGACGACGGGCTCGTGCCACGAGCCCTGACGCTGCTGGCGAATCCCAAGCAGCTGCCCGACCCGCAGGTGAACCGGCCCCGTCCGCCGGCTCGGCCCCCGACAGGGGGCCACACCTGCGGGTCGCTGCATTTCCGGCCGGGTCCGGTGCGCGGGGAGTTGGTCGTGGGGCGAGGACGGAATAAAGTTGCCTCCGTCAACCTTTGACTGAGCATGACTGCAGCACCCGTACCGACGAAGCGAGAACCCGTGACCCAGGCACCACCCGCGCCGACTGCTGCGCAGTCCGGCGAGATGACCCACCGCGAGATCCTCGAGGCCCTCTCCGGCCTCCTGCTGGCGATGTTCGTCGCCATGCTCTCCAGCACCGTGGTCAGCAACGCCCTGCCACGCATCGTCACCGACCTCGAGGGCAGCCAGAGCGGCTACACCTGGGTCGTCGTGGCGACGCTGCTGACGATGACCGCGACGACGCCCATCTGGGGCAAGCTCGCCGACCTGTTCAGCAAGAAGATGCTGGTGCAGGTCGCGCTCGTCATCTTCGCCATCGGCTCGCTCATCGCCGGTCTCGCCCCCAACATGGAGGTGCTGATCGGCGCCCGGGCCTTCCAGGGCCTCGGCGTCGGTGGTCTCACCGCGCTGGTCCAGGTCGTCATCGCCTCGATGGTGAGCCCGCGTGAGCGCGGCCGCTACTCCGGCTACATCGGTGCCGTCTTCGCCACCGCGACCGTGAGCGGCCCGCTGCTCGGCGGCCTGATCGTGGACTCCCCGCTCGGCTGGCGCGGGTGCTTCTACGTCGGCATCCCGGTCGCCCTGCTCGCCTTCGTCGTGCTGCAGCTCAAGCTGCATCTGCCGGTGGTCAGGCGGGACGTCAAGATCGACTACACCGGCGCGACGCTGATCGTCGCGGGTGTCTCCATCCTGCTGATCTGGGTCTCCCTGGCCGGCGACCAGTTCGCCTGGGCCTCCGCCACCACCGCGGTCATGCTCGTCGCCGCGGCCGTGGTCATCGCCGCCGCGCTGTACGTCGAGGCGAAGGTCGCCAGCGAGCCGGTCGTCCCGCTGCGCCTCTTCCGCGACCGCACCACGTCGCTGGCCACGCTGGCCTCGGTGATGATCGGTGTCGCGATGTTCGGCTCGACGGTCTACCTGAGCCAGTACTTCCAGATGTCGCGGGGCATGTCCCCGACCCACGCGGGCCTGATGTCGATCTGCATGGTCGGCGGCCTGCTCGTCTCGAGCATCGTCTCCGGCAAGGTCATCACCGCCACGGGCCTGTGGAAGCGCTGGCTCGTCGGTGGCTCGGTCCTCGTCGTCGCCGGCTTCGCGCTGCTCGCGACCATCGACGCCGACACCTCCCTCGCCGTCGTCGGCCTGTTCATGGCAGTCCTCGGCGTCGGCATGGGTGCGACCATGCAGAACCTCGTCCTGGCCGTGCAGAACAACGCCAAGGCCGCCGACCTCGGCGCCGCCAGCTCCGTCGTCGCGTTCTTCCGCTCCATCGGCGGCACGATCGGCGTGTCCGCCCTGGGTGCGCTCCTGGCCCACCAGGTCTCCGACCACATGGCCTCCGGCCTGCGCCGGCTCGGTGTCGACCCGGGTGCGGCCGGCGGCTCGGGCAGCATCCCGGACCTCGACCAGCTGCCCGCCCCGATCCGCTCGCTCTACGAGCAGAGCTTCGGCGACGCGACCGGCCACCTCTTCATGGTCTCGGTGCCCTTCGCGGTGGTCGCCCTCCTGTGCGTGCTCTTCATCAAGGAGGTGCCGCTGCGCACCAGCACCGCGGACGTGCCGGACACCAAGGCGCCCGAGGCGACCGACGAGCTGAGCGCACGATGACCACGGTCGCCTCGACACCCGCCGGTGGGCAGCCGGCCGTGACCGACCGCGGCGAGTCGGTGCGCCGGCTCGAGCAGGAGGTCGGCGTCGTCATCCGCCGGGTGCGCCGCGTGATCGGCGAGCGCGCGCGGGCCGTCCACCCGGACCTGCAGCCCTCGTCGTACCTCATGCTCAGCTACCTGGTCGACCGCGGCCAGCTGCGGGCCTCGGAGATGGCCGAGGTCTTCGGCATCGACAAGGGCGCGATCAGCCGGCAGGTCCAGCACCTGATGGACCTGCAGCTGATCGACCGGTCGCCGGACCCGAAGGACGGCCGGGCCACGCTGCTGTCGGCCAGCGAGGACGCGGTGCGCCGGCTCGACGAGGTCGCCGCGATGCGGCGCCAGTACCTCGACGAGCGGCTCGGTGACTGGTCCGACGAGGAGCTCGCCGACTTCGCGGACACCCTCGCCCGCTACAACCGGACGCTGGGCCTGGAGTAGGCCCGTCCGACCCGCCTCGTGATGCCCAGCGCGCGCCCCGGCGCGCGCTGGGCATCACGTGCGTCGGGGGTCAGCCCGCGAGCCAGGCGGCGGTGTCGGGCGCGAGGCCGTCCACGACCGGACCGCTCGCGAGCAGCAGCTCACCCTCGGGCAGCGGCACCGTCTCGTCGCCGCAGTTGACCACCACCGTGACCGGTCCGCGGCGGAAGGCCAGCACGTCGTCGTGGCCGCTGGCCAGGACCTCGACGTCGTCGCCCGCGGTGGTGGCGAAGGTTCGCCGCGCGGCCAGCGCCGAGCGGTAGAACGCCAGCGTGGAGTGGGGGTCGCCCGCCTGGGCCTCCACGCTCAGCGGGGCCCAGTCCGACGGCTGGGGGAGCCAGGGCTGCTCGGTGCCCGGGCCGAACCCGAACGGCGGCGCGTCGCCGCTCCACGGCACCGGGACGCGGCAGCCGTCGCGGCCGACCTCGCCGGTGCGGAACCACGAGGGGTCCTGCCGGAACTCCGGCTCCACGTCGACCTGCTCGAGGCCGAGCTCCTCGCCCTCGTAGAGGTAGGAGGAGCCGGGGAGGGCGAGCATCGCCAGCGTCGCGGCGCGGGCCCGCGCCAGGCCGGTCGCGCCGCCGCCGTACCGCGTGACGTGCCGGACGACGTCGTGGTTGCTGAGCACCCAGGTGGGGGAGGCGCCCACCGGGGCGACCGCCTCGAGCGTGCCGGTGATGACGTCGGCGAACGCCTTGGCCGACCACGGCGCGAGCAGCCAGGCGAAGTTGAACGACTGCTGCATCTCGTCGGGCCGCACGAACCGCGCCATCGACTCCGGCGTCTGCGTCCACGCCTCGGCCACCATCATCCGGTCGCCGTCGTACTCCTCGAGGACGGCGTGCCAGCGGCGGTAGACGTCGTGCACCTCGGGCTGGTCCCACATCGGCTCGTCGCGCAGGGTGCGCTCGACCATCGAGTGCTCCTCGTTGATCGGGGCGCCGCTGCCGAGCTCCTCGCCCTCGCCGACCTCCTGGTCGCGCAGGCCCTCCTCCTTGACCAGCCCGTGGGCCACGTCGACGCGGAACCCGTCCACGCCGCGGTCGAGCCAGAAGCGCAGCACGTCGGCGAACATGTCGCCGACCTCGGGGTTGCGCCAGTCGAAGTCGGGCTGGCTGGAGTCGAAGAGGTGGAGGTACCACTGCCCGTCGGGCAGCTGGGTCCACGCCGGGCCGCCGAAGACCGAGAGCCAGTTGTTCGGCGGCTCGCCGGGGCGGTCGGCGGGGGACTCGCGGAAGATGTAGCGGGCACGCTCGGGGCTGCCCGGCTCCGCGGCGAGCGCCGCCTGGAACCACACGTGCTCGTTCGAGCTGTGGTTGGGGACCAGGTCGACGATCACCTTCAGGCCCAGGTCGTGCGCGGTCGCGACGAGGGTGTCGGCGTCGGCGAGGGTGCCGAAGCGCGGGTCGACGTCGCAGTAGTCCGCCACGTCGTACCCGTGGTCGTGCTGCGGGGAGGTGTAGAACGGCGTGATCCACAGGGCGTCCACCCCGAGGTCGCGCAGGTACGGCAGCCGCGAGGTGATGCCGGGCAGGTCGCCGATGCCGTCACCGTCGCTGTCGGCGAAGCTGCGGACGTAGACCTGGTAGGTGACCGCGTGCCGCCACCACTCGGAGCCGGCTCCGGCGTCGGACGCATGGGTTGGATCGTTCAAAGCCATGCCCTCCATGAAACCAGACGGCGCTCGCCCACCGGAGCGTCAGCCGAAGGTGGCCGGGTCGATCTCGAACCACACCTGCTCGGCGGCCGCGAGCAGCTCGCCGTCGCCGGTGCGCAGGGCGGTCGCCGTGTGGTGGCGACGGCCGTCGCGGCGGCGCACCGCGCCGGTGACGACGTGCTCGGCGCCGGCCTCTGGCAGCGCCACCACCCGCGCGGTCATCGAGCCGAGCACCATCGCGCGCTCGCCGATCCCGGCCGCCCACGCGCCGGCGCAGTCGATCGCGGACCAGGTCGCCTCGACCGAGGTGTGGTCGGGGTGCGGGGTCCAGGGCGCCGCGACCAGGCCGTCGGCGACCGGCCCGGGGAAGATCCGCAGGCCGTCGCCGGCGGCCCGCTCGGTGCCGCACGAGAAGCAGTGGCCGAACGGGTGGCTGCCGAAGCCGGCGTACGCCGCCGCGGCGGCACGGGCGTGCTCGGGCGCGACCGGCTCGAGCGGGTCGGGCAGCGGCTCGGCGGCCGGCCGGGCCTGCAGGACGACCTCGCCGCCCCGCAGCGCCACCGTCCAGCCGTCGCGCTCGGCGACCTCCATCGGCTCCTCCAGCGGCGGCGGCTTGCGCAGCCGCACCTCGACGGCTCCGGTCCCGCCGACCCGCGCCGCGACCGCCCCGGCGCACCAACCTCCGTTGCCCGAGCCCGGCGGGCCGTTGAAGCGGGCGGGGACGAGCAGGGGAGCGGCGCCGGGCGAGGTGGAGGTGGTCACCCGGGGCAGTCTGCCGACCTCACCGGATCCGCTCCCACCGGGCCAGCGCCTCACGGCGCTCCTCGGCGTGGTCGACGACCGGCTCGGGGTAGCCCACCGCCGCTCGCACCTCGCTCGACGGCTCGTGCGGGTCGGGCACCTGCTCGGGGTCGGCGAGCTCGGCGACCCAGCGCCGGACGTAGGAGCCGTCGGGGTCGAACTTGCGGCCCTGGCCGGTGGGGTTGAAGACGCGGAAGA
This window harbors:
- a CDS encoding citrate synthase 2; its protein translation is MVDVHHGLEGVVAFETEIAEPDKEGSALRYRGVDIEDIVGRVPFENVWGLLIDGSFDPGLPPAEAYNIPVHTGDVRVDVQAAIAMLAPAFGFRQTYDISDEQARADLSRVAVMVLSYAAQSARGLHQPVVPQSVVDEGSTLAEKFLVRWKGEADPKHVKAIDAYWSSAAEHGMNASTFTARVITSTGADVAAAFSGAIGAMSGPLHGGAPSRVLGMISDVEESGDATAYVKGLLDRGERLMGFGHRVYRAEDPRARVLRRTARELDAPRYEVAEALEKAALAELRERRPDRVLETNVEFWAAIVLDFAEVPANMFTSMFTCARTGGWSAHILEQKRTGRLIRPSAVYTGPAARGPETIEGWKAEWAE
- the pdxH gene encoding pyridoxamine 5'-phosphate oxidase: MADPARDPARGELDLRSLRHEYAAAGLAEDDLAPDPVTMFRRWFAEVEDAVHEPNAMVVATVSADGQPSSRMVLLKGLDERGFVFFTNTGSRKGAELAANPRCALLFPWHLLERQVRVDGVAEPLSREAVADYFAVRPRGSQLGAWASHQSRPVAGREELAAAYDEVEARFADVPDGGLPVPEEWGGYVVRPEAVEFWQGRPGRMHDRLVYTRSGDAWRTQRLAP
- a CDS encoding MDR family MFS transporter, encoding MTQAPPAPTAAQSGEMTHREILEALSGLLLAMFVAMLSSTVVSNALPRIVTDLEGSQSGYTWVVVATLLTMTATTPIWGKLADLFSKKMLVQVALVIFAIGSLIAGLAPNMEVLIGARAFQGLGVGGLTALVQVVIASMVSPRERGRYSGYIGAVFATATVSGPLLGGLIVDSPLGWRGCFYVGIPVALLAFVVLQLKLHLPVVRRDVKIDYTGATLIVAGVSILLIWVSLAGDQFAWASATTAVMLVAAAVVIAAALYVEAKVASEPVVPLRLFRDRTTSLATLASVMIGVAMFGSTVYLSQYFQMSRGMSPTHAGLMSICMVGGLLVSSIVSGKVITATGLWKRWLVGGSVLVVAGFALLATIDADTSLAVVGLFMAVLGVGMGATMQNLVLAVQNNAKAADLGAASSVVAFFRSIGGTIGVSALGALLAHQVSDHMASGLRRLGVDPGAAGGSGSIPDLDQLPAPIRSLYEQSFGDATGHLFMVSVPFAVVALLCVLFIKEVPLRTSTADVPDTKAPEATDELSAR
- a CDS encoding MarR family winged helix-turn-helix transcriptional regulator, coding for MTTVASTPAGGQPAVTDRGESVRRLEQEVGVVIRRVRRVIGERARAVHPDLQPSSYLMLSYLVDRGQLRASEMAEVFGIDKGAISRQVQHLMDLQLIDRSPDPKDGRATLLSASEDAVRRLDEVAAMRRQYLDERLGDWSDEELADFADTLARYNRTLGLE
- a CDS encoding glycoside hydrolase family 13 protein, with amino-acid sequence MALNDPTHASDAGAGSEWWRHAVTYQVYVRSFADSDGDGIGDLPGITSRLPYLRDLGVDALWITPFYTSPQHDHGYDVADYCDVDPRFGTLADADTLVATAHDLGLKVIVDLVPNHSSNEHVWFQAALAAEPGSPERARYIFRESPADRPGEPPNNWLSVFGGPAWTQLPDGQWYLHLFDSSQPDFDWRNPEVGDMFADVLRFWLDRGVDGFRVDVAHGLVKEEGLRDQEVGEGEELGSGAPINEEHSMVERTLRDEPMWDQPEVHDVYRRWHAVLEEYDGDRMMVAEAWTQTPESMARFVRPDEMQQSFNFAWLLAPWSAKAFADVITGTLEAVAPVGASPTWVLSNHDVVRHVTRYGGGATGLARARAATLAMLALPGSSYLYEGEELGLEQVDVEPEFRQDPSWFRTGEVGRDGCRVPVPWSGDAPPFGFGPGTEQPWLPQPSDWAPLSVEAQAGDPHSTLAFYRSALAARRTFATTAGDDVEVLASGHDDVLAFRRGPVTVVVNCGDETVPLPEGELLLASGPVVDGLAPDTAAWLAG